Within the Merismopedia glauca CCAP 1448/3 genome, the region CGCTTTAATGATGCGCCACCACCACATAATTAAAAATCGCCAGCAATCGATGCTCGGTCGTGCAGCAGTAGAAGTAGGTATGCCTCCAGAAGCTTCTGAATACTGGAATCACATTCAAGGTAAAGCTCACCCCAGTTTCCGCAGCAGTTATGACCGCAGTGGTGCTTGCATGAGCTAATCTTTATCGCCGGAATCAGTTTTCTGAGTTCTAATTTCTGAACGGTTTATAACTTAAATGGAAGTAATTAAAAAGGATGTCTTCATCAATGGAGACATCCTTAAATTGTTTATACCAATTATCTTTTATTACTTATACCAAATCCGCATAGATAACCCATTTTTGACGCTGGCGGTTGAAACCGCAGCTACATAATCATAGGCGCAGCCTTCCCGCAGGGTAGTCCGCCTGCGCGGACTAAAAATAAATGGTATTATTTGATATTCAAAATAGTCTCAACTAAACGCCGACTATCATGACGCAAAATAGTTTTTCCTTTGACGAAATTACCACCGATCGCTTGTTTACCTAGTAACTTTTCACACTCTTCCCAATCAACTTCTACAGGGAATTTGTGTTCGGTTGCATAAACTCGACGAGGCATATCGGCGATTGGTTCAGTATTCACTAAAGCGTAGTCAATTAATGTACCTTCTGGTAAATATTCTTCAATCTTTTTAATAAAATCTGAGGCTTTATATCCTTTAGTTTCGGCGGGATCTGTCACTAAATTAACCACATAAATTTTGGGTGCTGAACTTTCTGCTAAAGCTTCTGGAAACCCTTCTACTAAAAAATTAGGTAAAACACTAGTAAATAAACTTCCAGGACCAATAATAATATAATCAGCCATCTTAATCGCCTCAACTACAGGCTTATAAACTTGAGCGCGACGGGATAAATAGACATATTCAATACTTTTATCATAGTCAGTTCTCAAGTCAATTCTAGTTTCGCTTAAGACATCACTGCCATCATCTAATTTAGCAATTAAATCTACATGATTTAATGTTACTGGTAAAACTCTACCTTGAATATTTAAAAGTTTGGATATTGATTCAATTCCAAAAGGTGTACCTCCTTCCCAATCATAAGCAGCAGCTAATAATAAGTTGCCTAAAGTATGTCCTTTTAAACCTTGACCTTTCCCAAATCGATAGTTTAATAAATCCCGCCATTTCTTGCTATCGCTATCATTTGGTAATAGTTCTAAAATACACTTTAAAATGTCTCCAGGTGGTAGTATACTTTCTTCATCGCGCAAGCGACCGCTACTTCCACCGCTATCCATCATTGATACAATTGCTGTTACTTCCGAAACTTTCTTTAATTCCCTCAGAACCGTACTGACTCCAGTTCCGCCACCAATTGCTACTATTTTAGGTCTTGTCTGTGTCATAAGCTTTATAAGGAAGAGAGAAGAAGGAAGAAGGCAGGAGGGAAGAGTAAATATACAATTTTTATTTGTACAGTAGCCGATCCACCGATGAGATTTTGGCGATCGCTATACCGATTAATTGTACTGCTAACTACCATCAATCATTCTCTATTTTAGATCTCTAGTCATTGAGTATTTTTTTGGATAAAATTGTGGGGTAGGCATCCTGTCTGCCTCACCAAAGATGAATTAATCATTAATTAAGTTGGTAGCAGCTATTTAGTTATAAAAAGGTTTGTCAGACAATCGTGAACTATTTATTTGATTGGGTGACGTAGCAACTAAATCTCTGATATTGTTTTTTAAAGTGTCACAAATTGCATCTAATGGGAGATCGTTAGCATCAAGACCAAAAGGATTTTCAATTTCTAAAGCAATTTCTTCGACTCCAAATAAAGTAAAACTAATTAAAGCCACAACTGGTCCTGTAAACCAACTTAACTCAGCCACTAATTGCAAAGGTAACAATAAACAGTAAATGAGCAAGAGTTGCTTGAGGTGAATTGCGTAAGCTAGAGGAATTGGAGTTTTGAGGATACGTTCGCAACCGCCTAACACATCTACCATGTTATTTAATAGATTATTTAGGGAATTAAGTTGATATATTTGTAAACCTCGATCTTCATATTTTACTTGCAAATAATCTCCAATCCAATAGGCAACTTCTAACGGTGAATTATTGGCGTTTCGCAGATAATCACCATAGCCTATTGGGAGTAACTCTTCCAATTCTGGATCTATTTTTTGCCCTCGCAAATGTAATTTTGTCGCCACAGCAAAAGCTACTAATAATTTTAGGGCTACAATTTTTTCACTTCGATCTTGAGGGTGTCTTTCGGCGATCGCAACCCAAATTAATCGAGATAAATTGCGAATACTATTAACTAAAGTTCCCCAACACTTACGCCCTTCCCAAAACCTTTCATAAGCAGTGTTGGTTCTAAAAACTAACAGCAACCCCAACACAACACTAGGTACAACATTTTCTAAACTATTCCAAGATACTGGAAACTTGAAATAAAATAGGATAGAAATTAAACAACCAAAGCTACCACACAAAATGACGCGGTTGACAATGGCAGGAATTACCGATCCTCTAAGTTGGAAAGCAATATGAAACCAACTGACTCGTTCTAACTTGGCAAGTTCCATCCGCTTTTGATTCTGATTCACCAGCGATACCATCCTTAAATTCAACTTAGATGCTCTTGATAAATGTTACAGCTAATTTTAATTTGGTGGAGTATACAACTGAAGTTTATTGCTTTAGGGATAAAGCTAGTTTTCCTTCTGACTTACTAAATACATTTGGTATCATTAACTAAGCCTAAA harbors:
- a CDS encoding gluconeogenesis factor YvcK family protein, translating into MTQTRPKIVAIGGGTGVSTVLRELKKVSEVTAIVSMMDSGGSSGRLRDEESILPPGDILKCILELLPNDSDSKKWRDLLNYRFGKGQGLKGHTLGNLLLAAAYDWEGGTPFGIESISKLLNIQGRVLPVTLNHVDLIAKLDDGSDVLSETRIDLRTDYDKSIEYVYLSRRAQVYKPVVEAIKMADYIIIGPGSLFTSVLPNFLVEGFPEALAESSAPKIYVVNLVTDPAETKGYKASDFIKKIEEYLPEGTLIDYALVNTEPIADMPRRVYATEHKFPVEVDWEECEKLLGKQAIGGNFVKGKTILRHDSRRLVETILNIK
- a CDS encoding bestrophin family protein; this encodes MNQNQKRMELAKLERVSWFHIAFQLRGSVIPAIVNRVILCGSFGCLISILFYFKFPVSWNSLENVVPSVVLGLLLVFRTNTAYERFWEGRKCWGTLVNSIRNLSRLIWVAIAERHPQDRSEKIVALKLLVAFAVATKLHLRGQKIDPELEELLPIGYGDYLRNANNSPLEVAYWIGDYLQVKYEDRGLQIYQLNSLNNLLNNMVDVLGGCERILKTPIPLAYAIHLKQLLLIYCLLLPLQLVAELSWFTGPVVALISFTLFGVEEIALEIENPFGLDANDLPLDAICDTLKNNIRDLVATSPNQINSSRLSDKPFYN